A single Novosphingobium sp. SL115 DNA region contains:
- a CDS encoding chemotaxis protein CheA — translation MSTDDPVAAFRIEAHELLEQVEADLLDLLQDLGNLPLINSVFRGLHTLKGSGAMFGFEALAGFTHHCETAFDRIRKGQAAATGELVSVILSAKDHMRELLGGTTPELDRQGDTILAALAQAVSARGDANEPTTAPTKQPSAECTAASSGWHLRFSLPRGALANGINPLPLLDELRELGATAVRGLRDGIPLLNDLDPAECHIRWEVDLPAGVTRDQIDDVFIFVMDEMDLVVEPISNDALDQQADVVSPKDEASAPTETVTTQTEASAPVEIPVQQVRVAESVRVPAERLDELMNRVGELVIAQSRLAQLANQRGEINDVLLRAISEDIERLSSELRDTTMVLRMMQVGSLFGRFRRLVHDLARETGKSIQFLTEGETTEVDKTVIERLADPLVHLIRNSCDHGLEPVAARLEAGKTAAGTITVAARQAGGEVIISVIDDGRGISRKAVRAKAEAQGLIAPEAVLDDHELLQMIFHPGFSTAAQVTSLSGRGVGMDVVKKTVESLRGSIAIRSVEGSGSEINLHVPLTLAIVECMFVRIGSARYAIPLSAVEECIELPTSETLGSATNGGRSFLDVRGDLVPYLRMRELFRTDHPIELHQKIVVVSALGARVGLVVDQIIGNAQTVIKPLSRFHARANVFAGATILGDGTVALIVDVAQLLAASQRQARHVQIAGEAA, via the coding sequence ATGAGCACAGATGATCCGGTCGCAGCTTTCCGCATCGAGGCGCACGAACTGCTTGAGCAGGTCGAAGCCGATCTGCTCGATCTGCTGCAGGATCTTGGCAACCTTCCGCTGATTAATTCCGTCTTCCGCGGGCTGCATACGCTCAAGGGTTCGGGCGCGATGTTCGGCTTCGAAGCATTGGCAGGCTTCACGCACCACTGCGAAACCGCGTTCGACCGCATTCGCAAAGGACAGGCTGCCGCGACTGGTGAACTGGTGAGCGTCATCCTTTCGGCCAAGGACCACATGCGCGAGCTGTTGGGCGGCACCACGCCAGAGCTTGATCGGCAAGGCGACACAATTCTCGCAGCGCTGGCACAGGCCGTCTCAGCAAGAGGCGATGCCAATGAGCCAACAACCGCGCCAACCAAACAGCCTTCCGCAGAATGCACAGCCGCATCAAGCGGTTGGCATCTTCGCTTCTCGCTGCCTCGTGGCGCGCTTGCGAACGGTATAAACCCACTCCCCTTGCTGGATGAGTTGCGCGAACTCGGCGCGACCGCCGTGCGCGGACTGCGCGACGGCATCCCGTTGCTGAACGATCTCGATCCCGCCGAATGCCACATCCGCTGGGAAGTGGACCTGCCCGCAGGTGTGACCCGTGATCAGATCGACGACGTGTTCATCTTCGTGATGGACGAGATGGACTTGGTGGTCGAGCCGATCAGTAACGATGCGCTCGATCAGCAAGCTGATGTTGTCAGCCCGAAGGACGAGGCATCGGCCCCCACAGAAACCGTTACCACTCAAACCGAAGCATCAGCCCCGGTCGAAATACCGGTCCAGCAGGTCCGTGTGGCAGAAAGCGTGCGCGTTCCGGCCGAGCGCCTCGACGAGCTGATGAACCGGGTTGGCGAGCTGGTCATCGCACAAAGCCGCCTTGCCCAGCTTGCCAATCAGCGCGGTGAGATCAACGACGTGCTGCTTCGCGCCATTTCTGAGGACATCGAGCGTCTTTCAAGCGAACTGCGTGATACGACAATGGTGTTACGCATGATGCAGGTCGGCAGCCTTTTCGGCCGCTTCCGCCGCCTCGTCCATGATCTTGCGCGCGAAACCGGCAAGTCGATCCAGTTCCTCACCGAAGGCGAGACGACCGAAGTCGACAAGACCGTGATCGAGCGGTTGGCCGATCCGCTTGTCCATCTTATCCGCAACAGCTGCGACCACGGGCTGGAGCCCGTCGCCGCAAGGCTCGAGGCGGGTAAAACCGCGGCCGGGACAATCACCGTGGCAGCGCGACAGGCGGGCGGTGAAGTGATCATCAGCGTGATCGACGACGGCCGCGGCATCAGCCGCAAGGCTGTACGCGCCAAGGCGGAGGCGCAGGGGCTGATCGCGCCGGAGGCGGTGCTGGACGATCACGAGCTTTTGCAGATGATATTCCACCCTGGCTTTTCCACGGCAGCGCAGGTCACGAGCCTTTCTGGCCGCGGCGTAGGCATGGACGTGGTCAAGAAGACCGTCGAAAGCCTGCGTGGCTCGATCGCTATCCGCTCTGTTGAAGGCAGCGGCTCCGAAATCAATCTGCACGTTCCGCTGACGCTTGCAATTGTCGAATGCATGTTCGTGCGCATCGGCTCAGCCCGCTATGCCATACCGCTCTCTGCGGTCGAAGAATGCATCGAGCTGCCGACGAGTGAAACCTTGGGCAGTGCCACCAATGGCGGACGCAGCTTCCTCGATGTGCGCGGCGACCTTGTCCCTTACTTGCGCATGCGCGAACTCTTCCGCACAGATCATCCCATTGAACTCCACCAGAAGATCGTGGTGGTCAGCGCGCTGGGCGCGCGCGTCGGTCTGGTCGTCGATCAGATCATCGGAAATGCCCAGACGGTGATCAAACCGCTGTCGCGGTTCCATGCCCGGGCAAACGTGTTTGCCGGCGCGACCATCCTTGGCGACGGCACTGTCGCGCTCATCGTCGATGTGGCGCAGTTGCTGGCAGCCTCTCAGCGCCAGGCCCGCCATGTGCAGATTGCGGGAGAAGCCGCATGA
- a CDS encoding response regulator yields MTASILAVDDSPSLRMAVRAALTGAGYNVTEACDGVDALGKAASARFDMVITDLNMPNMDGLTLIRELRRTPSQMGVPIVFLTTESDDALKQEAKAAGATGWLVKPFNAEQLVRIARKVIGQ; encoded by the coding sequence ATGACTGCCTCCATTCTCGCTGTCGATGATTCGCCCAGCCTTCGCATGGCTGTGCGCGCAGCGCTCACCGGTGCGGGCTACAATGTCACCGAAGCGTGTGATGGGGTCGATGCCTTGGGCAAGGCGGCCAGTGCGCGCTTCGACATGGTCATTACCGATCTCAACATGCCCAACATGGATGGCCTCACGCTCATCCGTGAACTGCGCCGCACGCCAAGCCAGATGGGCGTGCCGATCGTGTTCCTGACCACGGAATCGGACGACGCGCTGAAACAGGAAGCGAAAGCCGCCGGAGCCACCGGGTGGCTCGTCAAGCCGTTCAATGCTGAACAACTGGTACGCATTGCACGCAAGGTGATCGGGCAATGA
- a CDS encoding STAS domain-containing protein — protein sequence MFETLECGSNVQLATVCDLTRRLRHLLESDCDIEIDADNVERVDISFIQAIEATRLQAEIEGRTLRLKAPANAVLASTLDQSGVLWEREAADLQFWFHQREDA from the coding sequence ATGTTCGAAACTCTCGAATGCGGAAGCAATGTGCAGTTGGCGACCGTCTGCGATTTGACGCGTCGATTGCGGCACTTGTTGGAATCCGACTGCGATATCGAGATTGATGCGGACAACGTCGAACGTGTCGACATCAGCTTCATCCAGGCAATCGAAGCAACAAGACTGCAGGCCGAGATCGAGGGCCGCACGCTTCGTTTGAAAGCGCCTGCAAACGCCGTCTTGGCCAGTACACTCGATCAGTCAGGCGTCCTTTGGGAGCGGGAAGCGGCTGATCTGCAATTCTGGTTCCATCAAAGGGAAGACGCATGA
- a CDS encoding glutamine amidotransferase: MKRALIIRHVPHEGVAAYREPIEAAGFEVDRVDVADPRFAALDLREPDLLIMMGGSMGVYEQYQHPWIACQLRRLKTRLEADRPTLGVCFGAQMIAAALGAEVYAGPFKEVGFHPVTLSDTAIDSPLRHLTDVPILHWHGDTFTLPNGVELLASSHVYDHQAFRRGPNLLALQFHAEMGEDERFNAWIEEWPQAIVEAGGTEADLRRAHDRHGPGAVAAGRKMIAEWIEGLVA, from the coding sequence ATGAAGCGCGCGCTCATCATCCGGCACGTTCCCCACGAGGGGGTTGCCGCCTATCGGGAGCCAATTGAGGCCGCAGGGTTCGAAGTTGATCGTGTCGACGTCGCCGATCCCCGCTTCGCAGCACTCGATCTTCGCGAACCGGATTTGCTGATCATGATGGGCGGTTCGATGGGGGTGTACGAACAGTACCAGCACCCGTGGATCGCCTGTCAGCTGCGCCGCTTGAAGACTCGTCTAGAAGCCGATCGCCCGACTTTGGGCGTCTGTTTCGGGGCGCAGATGATTGCGGCCGCGCTTGGTGCAGAAGTCTATGCAGGTCCATTCAAGGAAGTCGGTTTTCACCCGGTGACGCTTAGCGACACGGCAATCGACAGTCCATTGCGTCATCTCACGGACGTACCGATCCTGCACTGGCACGGCGATACCTTTACCTTGCCCAACGGCGTCGAATTGCTGGCGTCCAGCCACGTCTACGATCATCAGGCATTCCGCCGGGGGCCCAACCTCTTGGCGCTGCAGTTTCACGCCGAAATGGGTGAGGACGAGCGTTTCAACGCCTGGATCGAGGAATGGCCGCAAGCAATTGTCGAAGCGGGTGGAACAGAGGCCGATCTGCGCCGTGCGCATGATCGGCACGGCCCTGGAGCGGTCGCAGCGGGCCGCAAGATGATCGCCGAGTGGATCGAAGGGCTGGTCGCCTGA
- a CDS encoding alginate export family protein, whose amino-acid sequence MAATMPTGPAGVLAAIGRSNIDSPGVRAELAPSKRFDAFVSYHPMWLAEKTDAFATTGVRDVTGRSGRFAGSQLEGRVRYWVVPGFLRSEVNAFWLDKGHFLKSAPNAPKIGDTGYLSTALIAMF is encoded by the coding sequence ATGGCCGCCACCATGCCGACCGGTCCCGCAGGCGTGCTCGCGGCCATCGGGCGCAGCAACATCGACAGCCCGGGCGTGCGCGCCGAATTGGCACCGAGCAAGCGCTTCGATGCGTTCGTCTCGTACCACCCGATGTGGCTGGCCGAAAAGACCGACGCATTTGCCACTACCGGAGTGCGCGATGTCACCGGACGGTCTGGCCGTTTCGCGGGAAGCCAATTGGAAGGCCGGGTCCGTTACTGGGTTGTTCCGGGGTTCTTACGCAGCGAGGTGAACGCGTTCTGGCTGGACAAAGGACACTTTCTCAAATCAGCTCCGAACGCCCCGAAGATCGGTGACACGGGCTACCTCAGCACAGCTCTGATCGCGATGTTCTGA
- a CDS encoding PepSY-associated TM helix domain-containing protein, which translates to MSGHGKRKGTAFLSSDLVRAVLKGHSALGLAFAAILYLVCLTGAVSVFAYEFQRWENPNVPRSTAMSADAVQAAYRAGLARAGGAPEHVFILLPSADKPWPTVRIDGSDGGRTTWIADGQGRLVGEMKENWSWFITRLHINLHLPQRWGILIVGLAGVALLSSLISGVLAHPRIFRDAFHLRLGGSRRLQEVDLHNRIGIWALPFHITVSLTGALLGLSSIIIGAIGLVVFNGDTAKVYAIFTPPHPVEDARLAPALDLRPLYAATMAQAPGGRINYVTVEHPLEQGAAAVFEVDDGSSRLANADTYSFDRTGRLYHLRKAASNNLGQQILDSLGPLHFGWFGGGAIKIIYSLLGIGLAYLAAGGVHIWLARRHDKGRPTPTWERVWAACVWGQPMALSAAALASVIWAFQAATVWTWMIASVVAVVAAGFFTPVGLSRLARLATGTVLVLTVVSHLLLTMPGDPVALVMDGALALIGAGLLATCSGRLGRIYRQRRSAVREASVEADAG; encoded by the coding sequence ATGAGCGGTCATGGCAAGCGCAAGGGCACGGCCTTCCTGTCGTCCGATCTCGTGCGGGCTGTCCTCAAGGGGCATAGCGCCCTTGGCCTCGCCTTTGCCGCTATCCTTTATTTGGTCTGCCTGACCGGTGCTGTCTCGGTCTTCGCGTACGAGTTCCAGCGCTGGGAAAACCCCAATGTGCCGCGTTCCACGGCCATGTCTGCCGATGCCGTGCAGGCGGCCTATCGCGCGGGCCTGGCGCGCGCTGGTGGCGCGCCCGAGCATGTCTTCATCCTCCTGCCCAGCGCCGACAAACCATGGCCCACCGTGCGCATAGATGGCAGCGATGGAGGCCGCACCACCTGGATTGCCGACGGGCAGGGCCGTCTCGTGGGCGAGATGAAGGAAAACTGGAGCTGGTTCATCACCCGCCTGCATATCAACCTTCACCTGCCGCAGCGCTGGGGCATTCTCATTGTCGGTCTTGCCGGCGTCGCCTTGCTGTCCTCGCTGATTTCCGGGGTGCTGGCCCATCCCCGCATCTTCCGCGATGCCTTCCATCTCCGTCTCGGCGGATCGCGCCGGTTGCAGGAAGTCGACTTGCACAACCGGATCGGCATCTGGGCGCTGCCCTTTCACATCACCGTGTCACTGACCGGTGCCCTTCTGGGGCTCAGTTCGATTATCATCGGGGCCATCGGCCTCGTGGTCTTCAACGGCGATACCGCGAAGGTCTATGCGATTTTCACGCCGCCTCATCCGGTGGAGGACGCTCGGCTGGCACCAGCGCTCGACCTGCGTCCGCTCTACGCCGCGACCATGGCGCAGGCACCGGGTGGGCGTATCAACTACGTCACGGTCGAACATCCGCTGGAGCAGGGCGCCGCTGCCGTGTTCGAGGTTGACGACGGTTCCTCGCGGCTCGCCAATGCCGACACTTATTCATTCGACCGGACAGGCAGGCTCTATCACCTGCGTAAAGCTGCTTCGAACAACCTTGGCCAGCAGATCCTCGATTCCCTCGGGCCGCTGCACTTCGGGTGGTTCGGTGGAGGAGCGATCAAGATCATCTACTCGCTTCTGGGCATTGGCCTTGCCTATCTTGCCGCAGGCGGGGTTCACATCTGGCTTGCGCGCCGGCACGACAAGGGGCGGCCCACGCCGACATGGGAGCGCGTCTGGGCGGCATGTGTATGGGGGCAGCCCATGGCGCTGTCCGCGGCAGCTCTGGCGTCGGTCATCTGGGCCTTCCAGGCCGCTACGGTCTGGACCTGGATGATCGCCAGCGTCGTGGCGGTCGTGGCGGCAGGATTTTTCACGCCGGTTGGGCTGTCGCGTCTTGCGCGTCTCGCGACCGGTACGGTGCTGGTGCTGACGGTAGTGTCACATCTGCTGCTGACCATGCCCGGGGATCCCGTGGCGCTTGTCATGGATGGCGCGCTGGCACTGATCGGCGCCGGATTGCTGGCGACATGTTCGGGCCGGCTTGGACGAATATATCGTCAGCGCCGTAGTGCCGTTCGGGAAGCGTCCGTCGAAGCCGATGCAGGCTGA
- a CDS encoding Fic family protein produces the protein MHRNHLAGALRERLVRYPAPFDNHYGVIPLPPPEDALPIQAVQLAHDRALSMLGRVQTLAERAPDPYVISRTLSRREAVDSSAMEGTHSTLSELLTVEEDDDDTRDAARQVRDYALTLDRLLPRATNDGVDIFTIDLVKELHREAMRHAPDYRGVPGELKDVVNWIGGTGHISTSTYNSAPPDCAAACLEQTMAYMRCEGMQAVSQSLIIRLAVAHAHFEAVHPFADGNGRVGRLLLPLMMAAEGQVPLYLASFIAANRAGYYEGLKAAQQRLDWAPLIGYLSDAITGTVEELFATRDTLGQLTADWRVRRKFRVGSASLRALDLLVDYPVITLKRLAGKLGVSKPQALAAINQLVEANILVERTDYRRNRVFVAEAVLAVVNRPFE, from the coding sequence GTGCATAGGAACCATCTTGCAGGAGCGCTACGCGAGCGGCTGGTTCGGTATCCTGCGCCCTTTGATAATCACTATGGCGTCATCCCGCTGCCGCCGCCTGAAGATGCATTGCCCATCCAGGCGGTTCAGCTCGCTCACGACCGCGCACTCTCCATGCTCGGGCGCGTTCAGACGCTCGCCGAACGCGCGCCCGATCCTTATGTCATCAGTCGAACGCTCAGCCGGCGCGAAGCTGTCGACAGCTCCGCCATGGAGGGAACGCATTCAACGCTCAGTGAACTGCTGACGGTCGAAGAAGACGATGACGATACCCGCGATGCGGCCCGACAGGTGCGCGACTATGCCCTGACACTCGATCGCCTGCTACCTCGCGCCACGAACGACGGTGTCGATATCTTCACGATCGATCTCGTGAAGGAACTGCATCGCGAGGCGATGCGCCACGCCCCCGACTACCGAGGAGTCCCGGGGGAACTGAAAGACGTAGTGAACTGGATCGGCGGCACAGGCCACATTTCCACCTCGACCTACAATTCGGCACCCCCGGATTGTGCTGCCGCGTGTCTTGAGCAAACCATGGCCTACATGCGCTGCGAAGGCATGCAGGCGGTCTCGCAGAGCCTGATCATAAGGCTGGCGGTCGCCCACGCGCATTTCGAGGCCGTCCATCCCTTCGCCGACGGGAACGGACGTGTCGGTCGGCTTCTGCTGCCGCTTATGATGGCGGCTGAAGGCCAGGTGCCCCTCTATCTCGCATCGTTCATCGCGGCCAACCGCGCTGGCTATTATGAAGGGTTGAAAGCCGCCCAGCAGCGGCTCGATTGGGCGCCGCTGATCGGCTATCTCTCGGACGCGATTACCGGCACCGTGGAAGAGCTGTTCGCAACGCGCGACACGCTTGGGCAACTGACCGCCGATTGGCGAGTGCGACGCAAGTTCAGAGTAGGGTCGGCGTCGCTCCGTGCGCTTGATCTCCTCGTCGATTATCCGGTGATCACCTTGAAGCGCCTGGCCGGAAAGCTGGGTGTTTCAAAGCCGCAGGCCCTTGCGGCGATCAACCAGCTCGTCGAGGCAAACATCCTCGTCGAGCGGACGGACTATCGTCGCAATCGCGTTTTCGTGGCGGAAGCTGTTCTGGCGGTCGTCAACCGGCCGTTTGAGTAG
- a CDS encoding ImuA family protein yields the protein MRESAEPLEACRCPFGIASLDAALGGGLARGRVHEFYATEGDDAASAAGFVVSVATGMTASGGTVLWLRAQRAARMSGVLQAHGWTELGGTPGRELVGVMPDSMSLLRAAVDALRCAALGAVIMEGWGVMRELDLTASRRLALAAEKSGVPLLLLRHEATPVPSAAQTRWRVAAAPSHALPGNAPGGPTFDVTLLRQRSGPCGLDWRLEWDRDRRMFREAALSGAVVSPPAHRPAADSGGDDRWAA from the coding sequence ATGCGCGAGAGCGCGGAGCCGTTGGAGGCTTGTCGGTGCCCGTTCGGCATTGCCTCGCTCGATGCCGCGCTGGGCGGCGGGCTGGCGCGGGGGCGTGTTCATGAATTCTATGCAACCGAAGGCGACGATGCGGCGAGCGCGGCGGGATTTGTCGTGAGCGTGGCAACGGGCATGACTGCTTCGGGCGGCACCGTGCTGTGGCTGAGAGCGCAGCGGGCTGCACGCATGAGCGGGGTATTGCAGGCCCATGGCTGGACCGAACTGGGTGGCACACCGGGCCGTGAACTGGTGGGCGTGATGCCCGATTCCATGTCTTTGCTGCGTGCCGCCGTCGATGCCTTGCGCTGCGCGGCTTTGGGGGCGGTGATCATGGAGGGCTGGGGCGTGATGCGCGAACTGGATTTGACCGCCAGTCGCCGCCTTGCGCTGGCCGCAGAGAAATCGGGCGTGCCATTGCTGCTCTTGCGGCATGAAGCAACCCCTGTGCCCAGCGCGGCGCAGACTCGCTGGCGGGTGGCCGCCGCGCCTTCGCATGCGTTGCCCGGCAACGCGCCGGGAGGGCCGACCTTCGATGTAACCTTGCTACGTCAGCGTTCGGGCCCTTGTGGCCTCGACTGGCGGCTGGAGTGGGACCGTGACCGACGTATGTTCCGTGAAGCGGCGCTATCTGGCGCTGTGGTTTCCCCTCCTGCCCACCGACCGGCTGCGGATTCAGGAGGAGACGACCGGTGGGCTGCCTGA
- a CDS encoding Y-family DNA polymerase — translation MTDVCSVKRRYLALWFPLLPTDRLRIQEETTGGLPDTPRVLTAKIKGALRLCAVDGAAQALGVVPGMTLADARALHPGLIVADMDEDADRHWLQRLAEHCIGWSPRVAVAPPDGITLDIAGSEHLFGGEAGLAAQAEETFTAIGMNVRMAVASTAQGAQALARYARLPIMDERQALRGLPVFALGLENEATLALRRAGLKTIGDVASRAVASIAARFGADAVTALRRLLGEEHAPIDPLVQPEPLHFERRFAEPIAHQASIAACFLDLLRDAACALEDRGLGGRRFVLTLFRSDGARHRLAIETGLPTRDPAPVLRLFDERIGALVDPLDPGFGYDSISLFLPVTEPLAANQPTLDDSEKDTAALADLVDRLSTRLGPVSLCRLVPQDSHIPEQAQLALPAISARAPVHWPKSPEGEPPMRPLFLFDPPQQVEVIAQVPDGPPHRFRWQCKLHEVRLYEGPERIASEWWRRKGDEASGKGGLTRDYYRVEDVRGRRYWIFRHGLYDEKPDPRWYLHGLFA, via the coding sequence GTGACCGACGTATGTTCCGTGAAGCGGCGCTATCTGGCGCTGTGGTTTCCCCTCCTGCCCACCGACCGGCTGCGGATTCAGGAGGAGACGACCGGTGGGCTGCCTGACACTCCGCGTGTACTGACAGCCAAGATCAAGGGTGCGTTGCGCCTGTGCGCAGTCGATGGTGCTGCGCAGGCGCTCGGTGTCGTCCCCGGCATGACGCTGGCGGATGCGCGGGCGCTGCATCCCGGCCTGATCGTTGCCGATATGGACGAGGACGCCGATCGACACTGGCTGCAGCGGCTGGCCGAACACTGCATCGGCTGGTCACCGCGCGTCGCTGTTGCGCCACCAGATGGCATCACGCTGGACATTGCAGGCAGCGAACACCTGTTTGGCGGCGAAGCGGGCCTTGCTGCGCAAGCCGAGGAAACCTTCACCGCGATCGGGATGAACGTACGCATGGCAGTGGCCTCCACCGCGCAAGGCGCGCAGGCTCTGGCGCGCTATGCGCGTTTGCCCATCATGGATGAGCGACAGGCGCTGCGCGGGCTACCGGTTTTTGCACTGGGGCTAGAAAACGAGGCAACCCTTGCGCTTAGACGTGCAGGATTGAAGACCATCGGCGATGTCGCGTCGCGAGCTGTGGCCAGCATCGCGGCGCGCTTTGGTGCAGATGCGGTGACCGCGCTGCGCCGCCTGCTGGGCGAAGAGCACGCCCCGATTGATCCGCTTGTGCAACCCGAGCCGCTGCATTTCGAGCGTCGTTTTGCCGAACCGATTGCGCATCAGGCGAGCATTGCCGCCTGTTTCCTCGATCTGTTGCGTGATGCGGCGTGCGCCTTGGAGGACCGCGGCCTTGGCGGGCGGCGCTTTGTATTGACGCTGTTTCGCAGCGACGGTGCGCGCCATCGACTGGCGATCGAAACGGGCCTGCCCACGCGTGATCCCGCACCGGTATTGCGCCTGTTCGATGAACGCATTGGTGCCTTGGTTGATCCGCTCGACCCCGGCTTCGGCTATGACAGCATCTCGCTGTTCCTGCCGGTTACCGAGCCGCTTGCCGCAAACCAGCCCACGCTTGATGACAGCGAAAAGGACACGGCGGCGCTGGCCGACCTTGTCGACCGGTTGAGCACCCGACTGGGGCCGGTCAGTTTGTGCCGGCTGGTCCCGCAGGACAGCCATATTCCCGAACAGGCCCAGCTTGCCTTGCCTGCGATATCCGCGAGAGCACCCGTGCATTGGCCCAAATCGCCGGAAGGCGAACCACCGATGCGCCCTTTGTTCCTGTTCGATCCGCCTCAGCAGGTGGAAGTCATCGCGCAAGTGCCTGATGGCCCGCCCCACCGCTTCCGCTGGCAGTGCAAACTACACGAAGTGCGCCTTTACGAAGGACCGGAGCGGATCGCGTCGGAATGGTGGCGGCGCAAAGGCGATGAGGCCTCTGGCAAAGGAGGGCTCACCCGCGATTATTACCGTGTCGAAGATGTGCGCGGGCGGCGCTACTGGATATTCCGCCACGGGCTTTATGACGAAAAGCCCGATCCTCGCTGGTATTTGCATGGGTTGTTCGCATGA